The following proteins come from a genomic window of Rhodohalobacter sp. 614A:
- a CDS encoding type II secretion system protein GspD encodes MKKPIIFSILILLMGVQTVLGQDRLPVREYTNPDELVVLSKDIAFQDALSILEELSIEFRNKIFVNQSSFEGAIGLDIPQMHWEDALSRIAEFNNLYVTEYEKYYEIRNIPLDREQGTDEEEEDEEEIDVDFRSREIKISATFFQGDRDMLRQLGIDWSAVQNGEVRVQTASAIDVQREMFDVEVNWSEIFSTGRWDITSLFRAFEESGNGEVLSSPSIKVLDGRTGNIQVGQDFSIKQRDFAGNITDEFFSTGTILNVTPNVYYSEDGTPFIYMTVETERSTAQPDPVSTIVNKQEAMTEVLLLSGESTVIAGLYETNVETLRRGVPFLKDLPWWFLGLRYLFGFNSTQQTIQELVVLLKVELVPSLEERFNQPFRERPDLLDETRQQFREEIQRMQSQQSLEGKTDND; translated from the coding sequence ATGAAAAAGCCAATTATTTTTTCAATACTGATACTTTTGATGGGGGTTCAAACGGTTTTGGGCCAGGATCGCTTACCTGTCAGAGAATACACAAACCCTGATGAACTTGTGGTCCTCTCAAAAGATATCGCCTTTCAAGATGCGTTAAGTATTCTTGAAGAACTCTCTATTGAATTCAGAAATAAGATTTTTGTTAATCAGTCTAGTTTTGAGGGAGCAATTGGTTTGGATATTCCGCAAATGCACTGGGAAGATGCCTTAAGCAGAATTGCCGAGTTCAATAATTTATATGTTACCGAGTACGAAAAGTATTATGAAATACGCAATATCCCCCTGGATCGGGAACAGGGAACGGATGAAGAAGAAGAGGACGAAGAAGAGATTGACGTTGATTTCAGATCGAGAGAAATAAAAATTTCGGCGACATTCTTCCAGGGAGATCGGGATATGCTTCGCCAGTTAGGTATCGATTGGTCTGCCGTTCAAAACGGCGAAGTTCGGGTACAAACGGCATCTGCCATCGACGTACAGCGTGAAATGTTTGATGTGGAAGTAAACTGGAGTGAAATCTTTTCGACCGGAAGATGGGATATTACCTCGCTTTTCCGGGCATTTGAAGAGAGTGGAAATGGTGAAGTACTCTCATCCCCATCCATTAAGGTATTAGACGGCAGAACCGGTAACATCCAGGTTGGCCAGGATTTTTCAATCAAACAGCGAGACTTTGCAGGAAATATTACCGATGAATTTTTTAGCACCGGGACCATTCTGAATGTAACTCCAAATGTCTACTATTCAGAAGACGGAACTCCATTCATCTACATGACTGTTGAGACGGAACGTAGTACCGCTCAACCTGATCCTGTCAGTACAATTGTGAACAAACAGGAAGCAATGACCGAAGTACTCTTGCTGAGCGGAGAGAGTACAGTCATAGCAGGTTTATATGAAACGAATGTAGAGACACTTCGTCGGGGCGTTCCCTTTTTGAAGGATCTTCCGTGGTGGTTCTTGGGATTGCGATACCTTTTTGGATTTAACTCTACCCAGCAAACCATACAGGAATTGGTTGTACTTCTGAAAGTTGAATTGGTGCCATCTCTTGAAGAACGTTTCAATCAGCCTTTCAGAGAGCGACCCGATTTGCTGGATGAAACCCGGCAGCAATTCAGGGAAGAAATTCAGCGGATGCAAAGCCAACAATCCCTTGAAGGAAAAACGGATAACGATTAA
- a CDS encoding M16 family metallopeptidase, which produces MTQTITDTKQSVQKTILPNGLKIVTEHIDSIKSISAGIWVKTGSRNEPDAKAGITHFLEHMLFKGTENRSAFEIAQSMESVGGYLNAFTSTEYTCYYARCLDSKLEDAIDVLSDMVRHSTFPEEEMQKEKNVVLEEMKMYKDSPDDVILEEFSNQIFPDHPIGRPVLGFEDTVVSFTSESLFDYIEERYQPDNLLVAVAGNVDHQEVVHAVTRLLDHEMSKPTVNEEQPLPPYEVTQKEITKPIEQAHMILGRRALNYDHPDKYLLLLANTLLGGGMSSRLHQNIREKYGYCYSIGPFNQSYLDSGLFGVYIGTDKDYVPHVRELINKEFERMQNEKVGDKELQEAKAHLKGKLLLSQENTSNRMTRMAKSEIYFNRYVTLDELVENIDEVNSGDLQNFSKDFFDPSMYSEILLVPEKK; this is translated from the coding sequence ATGACACAGACGATTACTGACACCAAACAAAGTGTTCAAAAAACCATTCTGCCAAACGGCCTTAAAATAGTTACCGAACATATAGATAGTATTAAAAGTATTTCTGCCGGTATCTGGGTAAAAACCGGGAGCCGTAATGAACCGGACGCCAAAGCGGGCATCACTCACTTTTTGGAGCATATGCTTTTTAAAGGCACCGAAAACCGTTCAGCGTTTGAAATTGCCCAAAGTATGGAGTCGGTGGGTGGTTATCTTAACGCTTTTACTTCCACAGAGTACACATGTTATTATGCGCGGTGCCTGGACAGCAAACTGGAAGATGCGATAGACGTACTGAGTGATATGGTTCGCCACTCCACATTTCCGGAAGAGGAAATGCAGAAGGAGAAGAACGTTGTGCTGGAAGAGATGAAAATGTATAAGGACAGCCCTGACGACGTCATCCTTGAAGAATTCAGTAATCAGATTTTTCCGGATCATCCTATTGGCAGACCGGTTTTAGGGTTTGAGGATACGGTAGTGTCGTTTACCAGTGAGAGTTTATTTGATTATATAGAAGAGAGATATCAGCCGGATAATTTGCTGGTAGCTGTGGCCGGAAATGTAGATCATCAGGAAGTAGTGCATGCAGTTACCCGGTTGCTGGATCACGAGATGTCTAAGCCTACCGTGAATGAAGAACAGCCGTTACCTCCGTATGAAGTTACCCAAAAAGAAATTACCAAGCCGATTGAACAGGCTCATATGATTCTGGGCCGGCGCGCCCTGAATTACGATCATCCCGATAAATACCTATTGCTGCTGGCCAATACGCTTTTAGGAGGAGGGATGAGTTCCCGGCTTCATCAAAACATTCGCGAAAAATACGGGTACTGCTATTCTATTGGACCATTCAACCAGTCTTATCTCGATTCCGGGCTTTTTGGAGTGTATATCGGCACCGATAAAGATTATGTGCCCCATGTGCGTGAACTGATCAATAAAGAATTTGAACGGATGCAGAACGAAAAAGTGGGTGATAAAGAATTACAGGAAGCGAAAGCACATCTAAAAGGTAAGCTTCTTCTGTCACAGGAAAATACCAGTAACCGGATGACCCGGATGGCAAAAAGTGAAATCTACTTTAATCGTTATGTAACACTCGATGAACTTGTAGAGAATATCGATGAAGTGAATTCCGGTGATCTGCAAAACTTTTCGAAAGACTTTTTTGATCCTTCGATGTATTCAGAAATTTTGCTTGTACCTGAGAAAAAATAA
- a CDS encoding type II secretion system F family protein codes for MPQFRFLGKTPQGKTVLREFDAPTKKAAKERVYKLAQTRSLKVDSIDEKKLFLYRVRRNGSKPIDGEQEAYSSEDVERALVKMGYRVDYVRKKWFDFKGLVPKDEVVTFIRLSADLLRQKLPYDQILTLLYEDTTNRSMKEVIRAIQKDLRDGKEGAEVYGKHKDIFGKFAAYMLGVASTSGNMASVFESTAKFVERDADFKKNLRRALFMPTFTLLAVIATLLFFVGYVFPITAEMFLEFDIELPPLTAQALAISYWLQDNWFLVTLAHILPFVVLYVMWKNQRGRLLLDRLLLKIPVIGELLHKTSIEIFSRVFHTLYSGSGQNIEVIRIAAEACRNTYIEKQIKEVAIRRMLEDGAGLIEALEETRVFPKSALSRYRLGAESGSLKENSGQLADYYEKQTTYKMESVINWINLFINLIIFLALIYITIVSSEAAIIKPNYGSGGYGV; via the coding sequence ATGCCTCAATTCCGTTTCTTAGGAAAAACACCCCAGGGTAAAACCGTTTTACGTGAGTTTGATGCGCCGACCAAAAAGGCCGCAAAAGAGAGAGTATATAAATTAGCCCAAACCCGGTCTTTAAAAGTAGACTCCATCGACGAAAAAAAATTATTTCTGTACCGGGTCCGCAGAAATGGCAGCAAACCGATAGACGGAGAACAGGAGGCCTATTCCTCTGAAGATGTAGAACGCGCCCTTGTAAAAATGGGCTATCGCGTAGACTACGTGCGCAAAAAATGGTTTGATTTTAAGGGTTTGGTGCCCAAAGACGAGGTAGTTACTTTTATTCGCCTTTCGGCTGACCTTTTGCGGCAAAAACTGCCCTACGACCAGATTTTAACCCTTCTTTATGAAGACACCACCAACCGTTCTATGAAGGAGGTTATACGGGCCATTCAAAAAGACCTCCGGGATGGTAAGGAAGGTGCAGAAGTATATGGCAAACACAAAGACATCTTTGGAAAGTTTGCGGCCTATATGCTGGGTGTTGCTTCTACAAGCGGTAATATGGCAAGCGTATTTGAAAGTACGGCAAAATTTGTGGAGCGGGATGCCGACTTCAAAAAAAATCTGAGGCGGGCACTGTTTATGCCAACATTTACACTTCTGGCCGTGATTGCCACATTGCTGTTTTTTGTTGGATACGTATTTCCTATTACCGCTGAAATGTTTCTTGAATTTGACATCGAACTGCCGCCCCTTACAGCCCAGGCGCTGGCCATCAGCTACTGGCTTCAGGACAACTGGTTTCTTGTTACCCTGGCACATATCCTTCCTTTTGTAGTTTTATACGTTATGTGGAAAAACCAAAGGGGGCGTTTGCTTCTTGATCGTCTTCTCTTAAAAATCCCTGTTATCGGAGAATTGCTACATAAAACAAGTATTGAAATTTTTTCTCGAGTATTTCATACTCTTTATAGTGGTTCGGGGCAAAATATTGAAGTAATACGAATCGCCGCAGAAGCCTGCCGGAATACCTATATCGAAAAGCAAATTAAAGAAGTAGCCATTCGCAGAATGCTTGAAGACGGAGCCGGGCTAATTGAAGCCCTCGAAGAAACAAGAGTATTCCCAAAAAGTGCACTTAGCCGTTATCGCCTTGGCGCCGAATCCGGTTCTCTGAAAGAAAATTCGGGCCAGCTAGCCGATTATTACGAAAAGCAGACAACCTATAAAATGGAATCGGTGATTAATTGGATTAATCTTTTCATTAATTTAATTATTTTCCTTGCTCTTATTTACATCACGATTGTGTCTTCTGAAGCGGCTATCATTAAACCGAATTACGGTAGCGGCGGATATGGAGTATAA
- a CDS encoding GspE/PulE family protein, which produces MNTVKKNNFFVRKRLGEALIESDIISRENLEKAIKTHQSEPASIRRRLSSIIVEDFGADRHEVMKTISRLYAFREVLPNGSPSKKLIENIRKMMDEIPEEVGDEMIYRKAVPFKADKDLIILAAADPTDPQLSIIASELPYKLYELTYCKQETVEFIINKVYEQRNEFLRILDDIEYEEPEITEEELDEEELDAEINKSMLNSLVEGMLVEAVRKGASDIHIIPGKKNMTDILFRLDGRLRVWHTQPNIKPEALSAVVKDKTMNVDRFERDSTQDGYIQRRIDATNIRFRVSIMPMVGEEFERKFESVVIRVLDDRKVITDLNKLGLQEKAHEDFNKAIHQPSGIVIITGPTGSGKSTTLVAALHTVMSSEFNVLTIEEPVEYLIKGARQLKISENMSFDQAMRGILRHDPDIVLVGEIRDLKTAEIAIKLANTGHLTFSTLHTNDAPSAVSRLFKMGVEPFLIANAINLVMAQRLVRKLCTRCKQPFDKDAIRQPARNLGFTDDEIDKITFYKAVGCDKCNNGYDGRIAIMEALFFDNEIKRMIFDAGDEIDEDALRKHATSKGMLTLRASGRQRIRNGITTIDEVMAITLED; this is translated from the coding sequence ATGAACACCGTTAAAAAAAATAACTTCTTCGTTCGAAAACGGCTTGGAGAAGCTCTTATCGAAAGCGATATTATCAGCCGTGAGAATCTGGAAAAGGCTATAAAAACCCATCAATCAGAGCCAGCTTCTATTCGCCGGCGCCTCAGTTCCATTATTGTTGAAGATTTTGGTGCAGACCGCCATGAAGTAATGAAGACGATCTCCCGTCTTTATGCTTTTCGGGAGGTATTGCCAAATGGTTCCCCTTCAAAAAAATTGATAGAGAACATCCGAAAAATGATGGATGAAATTCCTGAAGAGGTTGGGGATGAAATGATCTATCGTAAAGCGGTACCCTTTAAAGCCGATAAAGATCTTATAATTCTTGCCGCTGCAGATCCAACAGACCCTCAGCTTTCCATCATTGCTTCTGAGCTGCCCTATAAACTTTATGAATTAACCTATTGTAAACAGGAAACGGTTGAATTCATTATCAATAAAGTTTATGAGCAGAGAAACGAGTTTCTCAGAATTCTGGATGATATTGAATACGAAGAGCCGGAAATCACAGAAGAAGAGCTGGATGAGGAAGAACTTGATGCCGAGATTAATAAAAGCATGCTTAACTCCCTTGTGGAGGGTATGCTGGTTGAGGCTGTTCGAAAAGGCGCCAGTGATATTCATATTATTCCCGGTAAAAAAAATATGACGGACATCCTTTTCCGTTTGGACGGCCGTCTCAGGGTGTGGCATACACAGCCAAATATAAAACCTGAAGCCCTGTCAGCTGTCGTAAAAGACAAAACAATGAATGTGGACCGTTTCGAAAGAGATTCTACACAAGATGGTTACATACAACGTAGAATTGATGCCACAAATATTCGGTTCCGCGTATCGATCATGCCAATGGTAGGCGAAGAGTTTGAGCGTAAGTTCGAGTCTGTTGTTATCCGGGTATTGGACGATAGAAAGGTTATTACGGACCTTAACAAGCTTGGTTTGCAGGAAAAGGCTCATGAAGATTTTAACAAGGCCATTCATCAGCCTTCCGGAATCGTTATAATCACTGGCCCGACGGGATCTGGTAAATCGACCACTTTGGTTGCTGCGTTACATACGGTTATGAGTTCTGAATTCAATGTTTTGACAATTGAGGAACCCGTAGAATACCTGATTAAGGGAGCGCGCCAGTTAAAAATTTCAGAAAACATGTCCTTTGATCAGGCAATGCGCGGAATCTTGCGGCATGACCCTGATATTGTACTCGTAGGTGAGATTCGGGATCTCAAAACGGCAGAAATTGCCATTAAACTTGCCAATACCGGTCACCTTACCTTCTCCACACTTCACACCAATGACGCCCCCAGTGCCGTATCGCGTTTGTTTAAAATGGGTGTGGAACCTTTCCTTATTGCCAATGCCATTAACCTGGTGATGGCTCAGCGGCTTGTCCGAAAACTCTGCACTCGCTGTAAACAGCCTTTTGATAAAGATGCGATTAGGCAGCCTGCCCGAAATCTTGGATTTACAGATGACGAAATTGATAAAATCACTTTTTACAAGGCCGTTGGTTGTGATAAATGTAACAATGGCTATGATGGGCGAATTGCCATAATGGAAGCTTTGTTTTTTGATAATGAAATAAAACGAATGATATTCGATGCAGGTGACGAAATTGATGAAGACGCACTTCGCAAACATGCCACCAGTAAGGGGATGTTAACCCTGAGAGCATCAGGGCGACAACGAATCAGAAATGGTATTACAACGATCGACGAAGTGATGGCCATCACTTTAGAAGATTAA
- a CDS encoding SPOR domain-containing protein, with amino-acid sequence MAKKEFIGLTYEDNRLRMARLRVVKNGLELLEVDTIDLPHPISTVHEPGIGDLDFSEDYEEIFELDPANPSSKSGSDFDDFNDFDGSGSGTSLEKKESTDLEDSFDMTKTEDEAEAERDNEQLLADYLSQYGNNKIRIGTHIPFGRTTFQVLKNANPGSMKKSERHEFFRDKLQPVYDQEINPDQYSWVQIDENNCLLAYSADEYNFINLLELSETYLKKKVLIHELLPDEAIWAGLARTNYTLAKDDITGLIAIGSSSSRVLFMKGKQIVNVLPIITEGESSNDILNTIFSKILFEIDKGDLPRINRLLLVRSAKMSEKAKKYFSTQFEDVEVDFLTPHHKHLSYADEILNSPVYLQPYMTAIGAAWAASGVHEKEFSQLSLLPEYIREKQRVLKLEWHGILILILIALTPLFLNYLYQTRSNELTELQQEIRLLNTQIDELRPVATMTEDLMAETAEIQTENERLYSLAQYSQQWSETIRMLNEGVFEIPNLWLTSLSTSNNNSLQFEGFSLTREQIPEFASLFTDGNIQSVSETDIRGQTVYSFTMRVNNIRQDMQPFLIDLPQRNYDAEQGSEIEINYSSTDEGPEQEFYDESSGNVTQSPATAEQPDPVSGGSQGNTSSQTPQPPTSNPVQANTEATNEPQREISVPAIVSPTNSSSSYGLMGPEEQLLEGAYTIVLHSITDSERAKKEEETLKDEGYKATLWDVILADNRTWWRIGVGQFETVSSALEAVQELPDEYRERNFIIRIREGQ; translated from the coding sequence TTGGCTAAAAAAGAATTTATAGGCTTAACATACGAAGATAACCGGCTTCGAATGGCACGTTTGCGAGTTGTCAAAAATGGGCTGGAACTGCTTGAGGTAGATACCATTGACCTCCCCCACCCGATCAGTACAGTCCATGAACCCGGTATTGGCGATCTCGATTTTTCTGAAGATTATGAAGAGATTTTTGAATTAGACCCTGCTAATCCTTCATCAAAGAGTGGATCGGACTTTGATGATTTCAATGACTTTGATGGATCCGGATCAGGTACGTCCCTTGAGAAAAAAGAATCTACCGATCTGGAAGACAGTTTTGATATGACCAAAACTGAAGATGAGGCGGAAGCAGAAAGAGATAATGAACAACTTCTTGCAGACTATCTCTCCCAATATGGTAATAACAAAATTCGAATCGGTACCCATATCCCATTTGGGAGAACTACTTTCCAGGTTTTAAAAAACGCGAACCCGGGTTCCATGAAGAAAAGTGAACGCCACGAATTCTTCAGGGATAAATTACAGCCGGTGTACGATCAGGAGATCAATCCCGATCAGTATTCGTGGGTACAGATTGACGAGAACAACTGCCTTCTTGCCTATAGTGCTGATGAGTATAACTTCATCAACCTTCTTGAGCTCTCTGAAACTTATCTTAAGAAAAAAGTACTCATCCACGAGTTATTACCTGATGAAGCTATTTGGGCGGGTCTTGCACGAACAAACTACACACTGGCCAAAGACGATATTACGGGCTTGATTGCTATCGGCTCCTCCTCCAGCAGAGTTCTGTTTATGAAGGGCAAACAGATTGTAAATGTTTTACCCATCATCACCGAAGGGGAAAGTTCAAATGATATTTTGAATACGATATTTAGCAAAATACTATTTGAAATCGACAAGGGTGATCTCCCTAGAATCAACAGGCTTCTGTTGGTTCGCTCCGCAAAAATGAGTGAAAAAGCCAAGAAATATTTCTCAACACAATTTGAGGATGTTGAGGTTGATTTTTTAACACCTCATCACAAACATTTAAGTTATGCGGATGAAATCCTGAATTCTCCCGTCTACCTTCAGCCATACATGACAGCCATTGGCGCGGCATGGGCTGCAAGTGGTGTGCACGAAAAAGAGTTCTCTCAGCTTTCACTTCTTCCCGAATATATTCGTGAAAAACAACGGGTTCTGAAGCTGGAATGGCACGGTATTCTCATCCTCATTTTGATAGCATTAACCCCGCTTTTTCTCAATTACCTGTACCAAACCCGTTCTAATGAGCTAACGGAATTGCAGCAGGAAATACGGCTTCTTAACACACAGATTGATGAGTTGCGGCCTGTGGCCACCATGACGGAAGACCTGATGGCTGAAACAGCCGAAATACAAACTGAGAATGAACGCCTTTATTCACTGGCCCAGTACAGCCAGCAATGGTCTGAAACAATCCGGATGCTAAACGAAGGCGTCTTCGAGATACCCAATCTCTGGCTGACTTCTCTCAGCACTTCAAATAATAATAGTCTGCAATTTGAAGGATTCTCGCTGACTCGTGAACAGATTCCTGAATTCGCTTCTCTTTTTACGGATGGCAATATTCAAAGCGTATCTGAAACGGATATTAGAGGACAAACGGTATATTCTTTTACCATGCGGGTAAATAATATTCGCCAGGATATGCAACCGTTTCTCATTGATTTGCCACAACGGAATTATGATGCAGAACAAGGCTCTGAAATCGAGATTAATTACTCATCAACCGATGAGGGTCCGGAGCAGGAATTTTATGATGAATCGAGTGGAAATGTAACTCAGAGCCCAGCCACTGCTGAACAACCAGATCCGGTGTCTGGCGGTTCCCAGGGAAACACCTCTTCACAAACCCCTCAACCTCCAACTTCCAACCCGGTACAGGCAAATACTGAAGCCACAAATGAGCCGCAACGCGAAATATCAGTCCCGGCTATTGTATCCCCAACTAATTCTTCGAGTTCTTACGGATTAATGGGGCCCGAAGAACAGCTTTTAGAAGGAGCCTATACTATTGTCCTGCACTCCATCACCGATAGCGAAAGAGCGAAAAAGGAAGAAGAAACTCTGAAAGACGAAGGATATAAAGCTACCTTATGGGATGTAATTTTGGCAGATAACCGAACGTGGTGGCGAATCGGTGTTGGACAATTTGAAACGGTTTCTTCAGCTTTGGAAGCTGTGCAAGAACTACCTGATGAGTACAGGGAGCGTAATTTTATCATTCGCATCAGGGAGGGACAATAG
- a CDS encoding cyclic nucleotide-binding domain-containing protein codes for MDSQKNDLLHHQRVQQVLDVTPLLLRKFPPEDFREFLLCGKLEEYNAGDTIVSEKDLFVNDGFLVTDGSVSLFKEDVYIAKLQAGDFIGETFLFKNRAPSGTLIATRPAAVIRFERETVLKFFEGRPDRLFKIFIMNLIDLQNQKLIYAGKKLLYIQRKLIHQPNEDN; via the coding sequence ATGGATAGTCAAAAAAATGACTTGTTACATCATCAGCGAGTACAACAGGTTTTGGATGTAACTCCACTCCTGCTTCGTAAATTTCCGCCGGAAGATTTCAGAGAGTTTTTATTATGTGGAAAACTTGAAGAATACAATGCGGGTGATACCATAGTTTCTGAAAAAGACCTCTTTGTAAATGACGGTTTTTTGGTTACAGATGGCAGTGTTTCTCTTTTTAAAGAAGATGTTTATATAGCTAAACTTCAGGCTGGGGATTTTATCGGTGAGACTTTTTTATTTAAAAACAGGGCTCCCTCAGGTACATTGATCGCTACAAGGCCCGCAGCAGTCATACGTTTTGAGCGGGAAACCGTACTAAAATTCTTTGAAGGAAGGCCTGATCGCTTATTTAAGATCTTTATCATGAATTTAATAGACCTGCAAAATCAAAAGCTTATTTACGCAGGAAAAAAACTATTGTATATTCAACGGAAATTGATTCATCAACCTAACGAGGATAACTAA
- a CDS encoding PID-CTERM protein-sorting domain-containing protein: MKKLHIALLVLVIIVAAVFILPELASAQPPPPPSKPEQTPIDGGLFLLAAAGGGYAIKKLRDKKA, translated from the coding sequence ATGAAGAAATTACACATTGCACTTTTGGTTTTAGTCATTATTGTAGCGGCAGTATTTATACTTCCGGAACTGGCATCAGCCCAGCCACCACCACCACCAAGCAAACCCGAACAGACCCCTATTGATGGCGGTTTGTTTCTTCTTGCAGCAGCTGGCGGTGGATATGCTATTAAAAAGCTTCGGGACAAGAAAGCTTAA
- a CDS encoding addiction module protein, translating into MRDKEKLINEVIALPVKDKAEIIDLLIKSLHVPDEAIDRLWKKEAESRINAYQEGKISSVSVEEAILKFKNR; encoded by the coding sequence ATGAGAGATAAAGAGAAACTTATCAATGAGGTTATAGCTCTTCCTGTTAAAGATAAAGCAGAGATAATTGATCTTCTCATTAAGAGCCTACACGTGCCTGATGAGGCTATTGATCGTCTTTGGAAAAAGGAAGCCGAAAGCCGGATAAATGCTTATCAGGAAGGAAAGATTTCATCCGTATCGGTTGAAGAAGCGATCTTGAAGTTTAAAAATCGGTAA
- a CDS encoding type II toxin-antitoxin system RelE/ParE family toxin — MLTPAEKELEDAFDFYEKQIRGLGSEFIDDILAAFKRIRTNPTAWTPFSKRTHRCLTNRFPYGIIYQIIDENLILIVAIAHLHRKPGYWKDRIET, encoded by the coding sequence TTGTTAACTCCAGCAGAGAAAGAACTGGAAGATGCATTCGATTTTTATGAAAAACAGATTCGTGGATTGGGTTCTGAATTTATCGATGACATTCTCGCTGCCTTTAAAAGAATTCGAACAAATCCCACAGCATGGACTCCCTTTTCAAAGCGAACACATCGATGTCTGACAAACCGCTTTCCTTATGGAATAATCTATCAAATTATAGATGAAAATCTCATATTGATAGTTGCTATTGCACACCTCCACAGAAAGCCTGGCTATTGGAAAGATCGGATTGAGACATGA
- a CDS encoding type IV pilus twitching motility protein PilT produces the protein MATSVQEDIKSYFDKTLSVVPEELRGMDVVQYLINLVYELPSDERKMLRNHIEEYLNRMQKVEASDVDLGGDGCNGKVWYRIHGTKKAWEKSQQYTLLETNLLILNLLSDEQMEHLVMNRSIDFSYSLSFDRDRRYRATVYFDMDNLAMNMRQINNEIRPFSGLNLHPEVARHLSLKYLKYGLTLVTGITGSGKSTTLDTIIDANNRSVRGHIVIVASPIELVHKPQKCIIRHREVGKDVASFRDGIVQAMRQDPDIVVIGELRDDVAIRNALEVTDSGHKVFSTLHTASAMESIDRIIGETPLNEQERVRVRLADVLTCVISQKLINTLEGTRVLAKEVLLATPPVRAAIKNNNVSEIYQMLNEGGQFGMHTLEQDLVRLVNQRIISPEEAINQANNKTRIKQLLR, from the coding sequence ATGGCTACATCAGTACAAGAGGATATTAAATCCTATTTTGACAAAACCTTATCGGTGGTTCCCGAAGAGCTTAGGGGAATGGATGTAGTTCAATATCTGATCAATCTTGTATATGAGTTGCCCTCCGATGAGCGAAAAATGCTCAGAAATCATATAGAAGAGTATTTAAACCGTATGCAAAAAGTTGAAGCATCGGATGTTGATCTTGGAGGAGATGGCTGTAACGGGAAGGTATGGTATCGTATTCATGGCACGAAAAAAGCCTGGGAGAAAAGCCAGCAGTATACATTACTTGAAACAAATTTATTGATTCTCAATTTGCTCAGTGATGAACAGATGGAGCATCTTGTGATGAATCGCAGTATCGACTTTTCATATTCGCTTTCATTCGACAGAGACCGCCGTTATCGTGCTACCGTCTATTTCGACATGGATAATCTTGCGATGAACATGCGCCAGATTAACAATGAAATCAGGCCATTTTCCGGGTTGAATCTTCACCCGGAAGTTGCACGGCATTTAAGCCTCAAATATTTAAAATACGGTTTAACGTTGGTAACCGGTATTACGGGGTCCGGTAAATCAACCACACTGGATACAATCATAGATGCAAATAACCGATCTGTCAGAGGGCATATTGTTATCGTTGCCTCCCCGATAGAGTTGGTTCATAAACCACAAAAGTGTATCATTCGGCACAGGGAAGTTGGAAAGGATGTTGCGTCATTTCGGGATGGAATTGTTCAGGCCATGCGACAGGATCCGGATATTGTAGTTATTGGAGAACTTCGTGATGATGTAGCCATTCGGAATGCACTTGAGGTGACTGACTCAGGACACAAAGTATTTTCAACCCTTCATACGGCTTCGGCTATGGAGAGTATTGACAGAATTATTGGTGAAACTCCTTTAAATGAACAGGAACGGGTTCGGGTTCGTCTTGCCGATGTTTTGACATGTGTAATTAGCCAGAAATTGATTAATACTCTTGAAGGAACTCGTGTGTTAGCAAAAGAAGTACTTCTTGCCACTCCGCCTGTACGGGCAGCTATTAAGAATAATAATGTCTCAGAGATTTACCAGATGTTGAATGAAGGCGGTCAGTTCGGCATGCATACGTTAGAGCAGGATTTGGTACGATTGGTAAATCAGCGAATAATTAGTCCCGAAGAAGCAATTAACCAAGCAAACAATAAAACTCGCATCAAACAACTTTTAAGATAA